In one window of Nesterenkonia sandarakina DNA:
- the rnc gene encoding ribonuclease III produces MSDHEELVKSLGVHIAPGTLRLALTHRSYAYENSNLPTNERLEFLGDSILGLAVTDYLYRTFPDLAEGDLAKLRAALVSTRALARVARSLGVGPHISLGAGERLTRGQDKDSILADTMEALIGAAYLSTDTETARRLVLRLVVPLLSDKDAMTAGKDWKTTIQEIAAARDLGEIRYMITDFGPDHHKSFNATLVIGGTSYGSGSGPSKKEAEREAARATVETLTAGRGEQGDILTLVLDRFGDKAPSAS; encoded by the coding sequence GTGAGTGATCACGAAGAGCTGGTGAAGAGTCTCGGGGTGCATATTGCCCCCGGGACTCTTCGTCTTGCGCTGACCCATCGGTCCTACGCCTATGAGAACTCCAACCTGCCCACCAATGAGCGGCTGGAGTTCCTCGGAGATTCGATCCTGGGTCTGGCGGTCACCGACTACCTCTACCGGACCTTCCCGGATCTGGCCGAGGGAGACCTGGCCAAGCTGCGCGCCGCGCTGGTGAGCACCCGCGCGCTGGCCCGGGTGGCCCGCAGCCTCGGCGTGGGTCCGCACATCAGTCTGGGCGCCGGCGAGCGGCTCACCCGCGGCCAGGACAAGGACTCGATCCTCGCGGACACCATGGAGGCGCTCATCGGCGCCGCCTACCTCTCCACCGACACCGAGACCGCGCGCCGGCTGGTGCTGCGTCTGGTGGTGCCGCTGCTCAGCGACAAGGACGCCATGACCGCCGGCAAGGACTGGAAGACCACCATCCAGGAGATCGCGGCAGCCCGGGACCTCGGAGAGATCCGCTATATGATCACCGACTTCGGCCCGGATCATCACAAATCCTTCAACGCCACCCTGGTCATCGGGGGCACCTCCTACGGGTCCGGCTCCGGACCGTCGAAGAAGGAAGCCGAGCGGGAAGCCGCCCGCGCCACCGTGGAGACCCTCACCGCTGGTCGCGGAGAGCAGGGCGACATCCTCACCCTGGTCCTTGACCGGTTCGGGGACAAAGCGCCCTCCGCCAGCTGA
- a CDS encoding Fpg/Nei family DNA glycosylase has translation MPELPEVEVVRRGISRWAAGRTVESVIIHDPRSLRRHGLGAGLEEAARLGSFTTALTQQRLLTPQRRGKFLWIPLQNHTAPAAEAPRHSLLIHLGMSGQVLIDDPAAPTQKHLKITLELGELEAGLGQAAEPSASEAVAPSPEAAVLSPEDSALSLQAAEDDSPGEADSGPRQLRFIDQRIFGGMQISELVPSTHPSGSVPAAAAHIAADPLEPALDAETFFRTLRRRRTGLKRALLDQGMISGIGNIYADEALWLAQLHYLRPTATITRAESARLLDGVKVVMLAALEAGGTSFDALYVNVNGASGYFDRSLQVYGQQGRPCLRCGTEVVRESFMNRGSHFCPTCQRAPRSAPGSAPRSAPR, from the coding sequence ATGCCCGAGCTGCCCGAGGTCGAAGTGGTCCGCCGCGGCATCAGCCGCTGGGCCGCCGGACGCACCGTGGAATCCGTGATCATCCACGATCCACGCAGCCTGCGCCGACACGGGCTCGGTGCCGGGCTTGAGGAAGCCGCCCGGCTGGGCTCCTTCACCACCGCGCTGACCCAGCAGCGGCTCCTGACGCCCCAGCGGCGCGGTAAGTTCCTCTGGATCCCGCTGCAGAACCACACTGCACCCGCCGCGGAGGCGCCGCGGCATTCGCTGCTGATCCACCTGGGGATGAGCGGCCAGGTGCTCATCGATGATCCTGCCGCCCCGACGCAGAAGCATCTGAAGATCACGCTCGAACTCGGTGAGCTGGAGGCCGGTCTAGGGCAGGCCGCGGAGCCGTCGGCGTCGGAGGCCGTGGCACCCTCCCCGGAGGCGGCGGTACTCTCACCGGAGGACTCGGCACTTTCTCTGCAGGCTGCCGAGGATGACTCCCCTGGAGAAGCCGACTCCGGCCCGCGCCAGCTGCGCTTCATCGACCAGCGGATCTTCGGCGGCATGCAGATCTCCGAGCTGGTCCCCTCCACCCATCCCAGTGGCAGCGTCCCCGCCGCCGCGGCCCACATCGCGGCTGACCCGCTGGAGCCGGCCCTGGATGCGGAGACCTTTTTCCGGACGCTGCGCCGGCGCAGGACCGGCCTGAAGCGCGCCTTGCTGGATCAGGGCATGATCTCCGGGATCGGGAACATCTACGCCGATGAGGCGCTCTGGCTCGCTCAGCTGCACTACCTGCGCCCCACCGCGACCATCACCCGCGCTGAGTCTGCCCGGCTGCTGGACGGGGTCAAGGTCGTGATGCTCGCCGCCCTGGAAGCCGGGGGCACCAGCTTCGACGCGCTCTACGTCAACGTCAACGGCGCCTCCGGCTACTTCGACCGCTCGCTGCAGGTCTATGGCCAGCAGGGCAGGCCATGCCTGCGGTGCGGCACCGAGGTGGTGCGGGAGAGCTTCATGAACCGCGGCTCGCACTTCTGCCCCACGTGTCAGCGCGCGCCCCGGTCGGCGCCCGGGTCTGCACCTCGGTCTGCGCCCAGATGA
- a CDS encoding aminoglycoside 3'-phosphotransferase: MSARAPVGARVCTSVCAQMSTVGAKSGLAGAPPGHTKAPAHLVRALDSFGLRDAELSPVWKNQAGGLTFSVASAGPGGRIDFYVKWNPAGTSESLTAEAQRLQWLQGRHPAPVAVDLVADMHGEVLLTRALPGESAVAQRWKHQPDTALRALGAGLRRLHQVDYAELPPQWSPQQEPDADGDDTVHRAAASGPPGGIDKLVLSQGDPCAPNTLLAADGSFLAHVDLGRLTVADRWADLAVMTMSLGWNFPRYQEAVFWEGYGIEPDPARIEYYRRLWDEASGAPPEDPGVVP, translated from the coding sequence GTGTCAGCGCGCGCCCCGGTCGGCGCCCGGGTCTGCACCTCGGTCTGCGCCCAGATGAGCACGGTGGGCGCGAAGTCCGGTCTGGCCGGCGCACCCCCGGGGCACACCAAGGCCCCGGCGCATCTGGTGCGGGCGCTGGATTCCTTTGGGCTCCGCGACGCCGAGCTGAGTCCGGTCTGGAAGAACCAAGCCGGGGGGCTGACGTTCTCCGTGGCCAGCGCCGGCCCCGGCGGGCGGATCGACTTCTACGTGAAGTGGAACCCGGCCGGGACCTCGGAGTCCCTCACCGCCGAGGCGCAGCGGCTGCAGTGGCTCCAGGGACGCCACCCCGCACCGGTGGCCGTCGACCTGGTCGCAGATATGCACGGCGAGGTGCTGCTGACCCGGGCGCTGCCGGGTGAGTCTGCAGTGGCGCAGCGCTGGAAGCACCAGCCGGATACCGCGCTGCGAGCGCTGGGCGCCGGGCTGCGCCGGCTGCACCAGGTGGACTATGCGGAGCTGCCACCTCAGTGGAGTCCCCAGCAGGAGCCGGATGCAGACGGAGACGACACCGTGCACCGCGCCGCCGCGTCGGGACCACCGGGTGGCATCGACAAGCTCGTGCTCAGCCAGGGCGACCCCTGTGCGCCGAACACGCTGCTGGCAGCTGACGGCTCCTTCTTGGCCCACGTGGACCTGGGCCGGCTCACGGTTGCGGATCGCTGGGCCGATCTCGCCGTGATGACGATGTCGCTGGGGTGGAACTTTCCGCGCTACCAGGAGGCTGTGTTCTGGGAGGGCTATGGGATCGAGCCGGACCCTGCCCGCATCGAGTATTACCGCAGGCTCTGGGACGAAGCCTCCGGTGCGCCACCTGAGGATCCCGGCGTCGTGCCCTGA
- a CDS encoding LCP family protein — translation MADKRAPEPQPHRPRRAARLPADPAAAAQSTDPADPSVASGPGAGSGARDGGKGGGSGSGEDGTGPTPKDPRRRRRLIRNSLIAVAVLVIVAVGAGLIFVQQLRSSFDDQRNVLDLQLEGDDTAGRTEDGTVNMLLLGSDSRGEDDVEYRGEIGDNASERSDTMMFVHIPADRSGVYVMSIVRDLWVQVPGEGQGRVNSALGVGGYPLVIDTVEELLNTHIDHVAIIDFEGFSDLTRALGGVYVDNPRPFSAGQHNPAFYPEGTIRLEGDNALRFVRERKAFPTGDFTRVQNQQLVINGIVDQLLSADTLTNPQRVMDVVNGIVPYLSVDDGLDANTIAAYALEMRDIRSGDIEMFTIPTGEMATTASGAQVILKDEEMLELLQRSLKNDNMEGFIEYVELRESEEEQQ, via the coding sequence GTGGCCGATAAGAGGGCACCCGAGCCACAGCCGCACCGACCGCGCCGGGCCGCCAGGCTCCCCGCGGACCCGGCGGCCGCCGCGCAGTCCACCGACCCTGCCGATCCCAGCGTCGCCTCCGGGCCGGGCGCCGGGTCCGGCGCTCGTGACGGTGGTAAAGGTGGCGGGTCTGGGTCCGGCGAGGACGGCACCGGGCCGACCCCGAAAGACCCCCGACGACGCCGCCGCCTGATCCGCAACAGCCTCATCGCCGTGGCGGTGCTGGTGATCGTCGCGGTGGGCGCCGGACTGATCTTCGTCCAGCAGCTGCGCAGCTCCTTCGATGACCAGCGCAACGTCCTGGATCTCCAGCTCGAAGGCGATGACACCGCCGGGCGCACCGAGGACGGCACGGTGAACATGCTGCTGCTGGGCTCCGACAGCCGCGGCGAAGATGACGTGGAGTACCGCGGTGAGATCGGGGACAACGCCTCGGAACGCTCGGACACCATGATGTTCGTCCACATCCCCGCCGACCGCTCCGGGGTCTATGTGATGTCGATCGTGCGTGACCTCTGGGTGCAGGTTCCCGGCGAGGGTCAGGGACGGGTGAACTCCGCGCTGGGTGTGGGCGGCTACCCGCTGGTGATCGACACCGTCGAGGAGCTGCTGAACACCCACATCGACCACGTGGCGATCATCGACTTCGAAGGCTTCTCCGACCTGACCCGCGCCCTGGGCGGGGTCTACGTGGACAACCCCCGTCCCTTCTCCGCCGGCCAGCACAACCCGGCGTTCTACCCCGAGGGCACCATCCGGCTCGAAGGGGACAACGCGCTGCGCTTCGTGCGTGAGCGCAAGGCGTTCCCCACCGGTGACTTCACCCGGGTGCAGAACCAGCAGCTGGTGATCAACGGGATCGTGGATCAGCTGCTCTCCGCGGACACGCTGACCAATCCGCAGCGCGTCATGGACGTGGTCAACGGGATCGTGCCCTATCTCAGCGTGGACGACGGCCTGGACGCGAACACCATCGCCGCCTACGCATTGGAGATGCGCGACATCCGCTCCGGAGACATCGAGATGTTCACCATCCCCACCGGGGAGATGGCCACCACCGCCAGCGGGGCGCAGGTGATCCTGAAGGACGAAGAGATGCTGGAGCTGCTGCAACGCTCCCTGAAGAACGACAACATGGAGGGCTTCATCGAATACGTCGAGCTGCGCGAATCCGAGGAGGAGCAGCAGTGA
- a CDS encoding glycosyltransferase encodes MTPRVQLLTHSYWPERTAPQRRWERLVGSLREDGWEVDVVTPAVNLHHTPEEVRSTGRFRLRPTPGPSGERLHRTPYVLLRNSRAGRFASDLVSSVLMVPRAIGAPKPDLVIATVPALPTICAGWVVSRCRRVPLVVDMRDAWPELAREAGVKAGVLGTLMESAVVSVQRRAELVVTVTEGFAQRLRERGVSKVETISNGVALDQVPQLEHREREAGQLRIAYLGNHGESQALQRIIAAVAMIPRGQAGPHASGADGAPGLDVVLRLIGSGTQKDQLRQIAAEAGALESGAVEFFDPVHGEEIWEHYRWADTALVSLRTDWASFAWTVPSKTFELLGLGKHITAAVTGEAAWVLGHASNVSFLSGDAEEISATLTTLAADPDSTPVDRNGRAWVAEYADLPGLGLRYAALLRKLLQEHTR; translated from the coding sequence GTGACCCCTAGGGTCCAGCTGCTCACCCATAGTTACTGGCCGGAACGCACGGCTCCCCAGCGCCGCTGGGAACGCCTGGTGGGTTCCCTGCGCGAGGACGGCTGGGAGGTCGACGTCGTCACCCCCGCGGTCAACCTGCACCACACCCCCGAGGAGGTCCGTTCCACCGGACGCTTCCGGCTCCGGCCCACACCTGGGCCCTCCGGGGAGCGGCTGCACCGGACCCCGTATGTCCTGCTGCGCAATTCCCGCGCCGGACGCTTCGCCTCTGATCTGGTCTCTTCGGTGCTGATGGTGCCCCGGGCGATCGGGGCGCCGAAGCCGGATCTGGTCATCGCCACGGTCCCCGCGCTGCCCACCATCTGCGCCGGGTGGGTGGTCAGCCGCTGCCGCAGGGTCCCGCTGGTGGTCGACATGCGCGACGCCTGGCCCGAACTGGCCCGCGAGGCCGGGGTCAAGGCCGGCGTGCTGGGCACGCTGATGGAGTCCGCCGTGGTCAGCGTGCAGCGTCGCGCCGAACTGGTGGTCACCGTGACCGAGGGCTTCGCGCAGCGGCTGCGCGAACGGGGGGTCTCGAAGGTGGAGACCATCAGCAACGGCGTGGCGCTGGATCAGGTGCCGCAGCTGGAGCACCGGGAGCGTGAGGCCGGGCAGCTGCGCATCGCCTACCTGGGCAACCACGGCGAGAGCCAGGCGCTGCAGCGGATCATCGCGGCAGTGGCCATGATTCCCCGCGGGCAGGCTGGCCCGCACGCTTCGGGTGCCGACGGTGCGCCCGGGCTCGACGTCGTGCTCCGGCTGATCGGATCCGGCACCCAGAAGGACCAGCTGCGCCAGATCGCGGCCGAAGCCGGCGCGCTTGAGAGCGGGGCGGTGGAGTTCTTCGACCCCGTGCACGGTGAAGAGATCTGGGAGCACTACCGCTGGGCGGACACCGCGCTGGTGAGTCTGCGCACGGACTGGGCTTCCTTCGCCTGGACGGTGCCCTCGAAGACCTTCGAGCTGCTGGGCCTGGGCAAACACATCACCGCCGCGGTCACCGGGGAGGCCGCCTGGGTGCTGGGCCACGCCTCAAACGTCAGCTTCCTCTCCGGAGACGCCGAGGAGATCTCCGCCACGCTCACCACACTCGCCGCAGATCCCGACTCCACCCCGGTGGATCGCAACGGCCGCGCCTGGGTGGCCGAGTACGCGGACCTGCCGGGGCTGGGGCTGCGCTACGCCGCCCTGCTGCGGAAGCTGCTGCAGGAGCACACCCGGTGA